In one Pseudomonas sp. 31-12 genomic region, the following are encoded:
- a CDS encoding FAD-binding oxidoreductase, whose product MSQADFIIIGGGIAGASTGFWLSQHARVIVLERESHPAYHSTGRSAALYTAAYGTPQVRALTQASRDFFDAPPAGFCEHPLLTPRGEMTVDFTGDPAELNNQYMSAKATVSEMQLLSADEACARLPILRREKVHGAIYDPTASDIDTDALHQGYLRGIRRNKSEVHTDCEVLGLNRDTEGLWQVQTSGQTFSAPVIINAAGAWADKIGELAGAKPLGLQPKRRAAFIFAGPEGVDIHHWPMLVSLDESFYMKPDAGMFLGSPANADPVEPHDVQPEELDIAMGIYQIEEATTLTIRRPTRTWAGLRSFVSDGDLISGFDQQVPGLFWVAAQGGYGIQTSPAMGQASAALVRGEALPDQLSRFGLDAEMLSPARLG is encoded by the coding sequence ATGAGCCAGGCAGACTTCATCATCATCGGCGGCGGGATTGCCGGCGCTTCCACCGGTTTCTGGCTGTCGCAGCACGCCCGGGTGATTGTGCTCGAACGCGAGTCCCATCCGGCTTATCACTCCACCGGACGCTCCGCTGCGCTGTATACCGCCGCTTACGGCACACCGCAGGTGCGGGCACTGACCCAGGCCAGCCGCGATTTCTTCGACGCGCCGCCAGCCGGTTTCTGCGAACACCCGCTGCTGACCCCACGCGGCGAGATGACCGTGGACTTCACCGGCGACCCGGCCGAGCTGAACAATCAATACATGAGCGCCAAGGCCACGGTGTCGGAGATGCAACTGCTGAGCGCCGACGAAGCCTGCGCACGCCTGCCAATCCTGCGCCGGGAAAAAGTCCACGGCGCGATCTACGATCCGACCGCCAGCGACATCGACACCGATGCCCTGCACCAGGGTTACCTGCGCGGCATCCGACGCAATAAAAGCGAAGTGCATACCGACTGCGAAGTGCTGGGCCTTAACCGTGACACCGAAGGCCTGTGGCAGGTCCAAACCAGCGGTCAGACCTTCAGCGCACCGGTCATCATCAACGCGGCAGGCGCATGGGCCGACAAGATCGGCGAGCTGGCCGGCGCCAAGCCGCTGGGCCTGCAACCCAAGCGGCGTGCGGCGTTCATTTTCGCCGGCCCCGAGGGCGTGGACATCCACCATTGGCCGATGCTGGTCAGCCTCGACGAATCGTTCTACATGAAACCCGATGCCGGGATGTTCCTCGGCTCGCCGGCCAATGCCGACCCGGTGGAACCACACGACGTGCAGCCTGAAGAGCTGGACATCGCCATGGGCATCTACCAGATAGAAGAAGCCACCACCCTGACCATCCGCCGCCCGACCCGCACCTGGGCCGGCCTGCGCAGCTTCGTCAGCGATGGCGATTTGATCAGTGGCTTCGATCAGCAAGTGCCGGGGCTGTTTTGGGTCGCGGCACAGGGCGGTTACGGCATCCAGACTTCACCCGCCATGGGCCAGGCCAGCGCTGCGCTGGTACGCGGTGAAGCCTTGCCGGATCAGCTCAGCCGTTTCGGCCTGGACGCCGAGATGCTCTCCCCTGCTCGCCTGGGCTGA